The candidate division WOR-3 bacterium genomic interval CCTACTTGCCCGTCGCTCCCGCCATCGCCGCCGCCATCCACGACGCGACGGGCGTATGGATTGATGAATTCCCGTTCACGCCGGAGCGTGTGCTGCGGGCGCTGGGAAAGATTTGAGCCTCTGTATCCGAAAACCGCTTTCATGTCATGCTGAGCGGAGCGAAGCATCCCTTCTCCCGCTGGAAACCTTTCTGACACGGTAGAGATTCTTCGTCGCTTCGCTCCTCAGAATGACATTGTGCTGGGAATCGCTGGGGCGCAGTACCAGCGGAATAGGGGGATGGCAATGCCGGTTTCGGGGCCGAAGCCGCCATGGTTGCGGGTGAGATTGCCCGCGGGCGGCGCGTCTCGGGAAGTGAACAGCCTGCTGGACAACCTGGGGT includes:
- a CDS encoding aldehyde oxidase; the encoded protein is QLSTYLIPTVLDIPEKVETVLVEVRDPNGPWGARGVGELPYLPVAPAIAAAIHDATGVWIDEFPFTPERVLRALGKI